Proteins from a single region of Pseudopedobacter saltans DSM 12145:
- a CDS encoding dihydrofolate reductase family protein, which yields MSKIIFDSGISLDGFFAGDNRSPENPMGGVSGKIHNWMLKQKAFWKHINMEGGEEYGADSKLIDDVFARTGAYIMGKRMFEEGEVHWAEDLYKADVYVLTHEKREPWVQKGTTTFYFINDGIQSALEKARQSAKGKDIRIQGGANTIQQFLNAGLVDEFFIHIAPVFLGSGIRLFDGIDKDKYDIQIMEVIPSNLTTHLRYKLNRK from the coding sequence ATGAGCAAAATTATCTTTGACAGCGGTATATCACTTGATGGCTTTTTTGCAGGCGATAACAGAAGTCCGGAAAATCCAATGGGCGGCGTTTCGGGAAAAATTCATAATTGGATGCTTAAGCAAAAGGCATTTTGGAAACATATCAATATGGAAGGTGGCGAAGAATATGGCGCAGACAGTAAATTAATTGATGATGTGTTTGCAAGAACTGGTGCTTACATCATGGGAAAACGAATGTTTGAAGAAGGAGAAGTTCATTGGGCAGAAGATCTGTATAAAGCGGATGTTTATGTGCTGACACATGAAAAAAGAGAACCATGGGTTCAAAAAGGTACAACAACTTTTTACTTCATTAACGACGGAATACAAAGCGCATTGGAAAAAGCCAGGCAATCGGCTAAAGGTAAAGACATCCGGATACAAGGTGGTGCCAACACTATTCAACAATTTCTCAATGCAGGACTTGTTGATGAGTTTTTCATTCATATTGCTCCTGTTTTTTTGGGAAGTGGCATCAGACTATTTGATGGTATTGACAAAGACAAATATGATATCCAAATTATGGAAGTTATACCTTCAAATCTAACAACACATTTGAGATACAAACTGAATAGGAAATAA
- a CDS encoding RNA polymerase sigma factor: MKEKEINEKELIERISRNDEEAFLHVFNFYHNTILSFIKKYVHSSDLAKDLTQEVFVKIWEKREKLAEVKSFRSYLYTIAKNHTLNTLKKASRSQEVMGEIVEAYFVGNNTTEERLLDKEYLYYLNKALEELPERSKEIFRLCREQKKTYEEVASIMGISKNAVKNHMVFSMKHLRKNIEGELGMSLSILVAIFFN; encoded by the coding sequence ATGAAAGAAAAGGAAATAAACGAGAAAGAACTCATCGAAAGGATTTCAAGGAATGATGAAGAGGCATTCTTGCATGTTTTTAATTTCTATCATAATACTATCTTATCGTTTATAAAGAAATATGTTCATTCAAGCGATCTGGCAAAAGACCTGACTCAAGAAGTTTTTGTTAAAATTTGGGAGAAAAGGGAAAAGCTGGCGGAAGTTAAATCTTTTAGGTCTTATTTATATACTATTGCGAAAAACCATACGCTTAATACCTTAAAGAAAGCATCGCGGTCTCAGGAAGTAATGGGAGAAATAGTAGAAGCTTATTTTGTAGGAAATAATACTACCGAAGAAAGGTTGCTTGATAAGGAATATCTTTACTATTTAAATAAGGCATTGGAAGAGTTGCCGGAAAGGAGTAAGGAGATCTTCAGACTTTGCCGGGAGCAAAAGAAAACATATGAAGAGGTTGCTTCTATTATGGGAATCTCTAAAAATGCTGTTAAAAACCATATGGTTTTCTCTATGAAGCACTTAAGAAAAAATATTGAAGGAGAATTGGGAATGTCTCTGAGTATTTTAGTAGCCATTTTCTTTAATTAA
- a CDS encoding glycerophosphodiester phosphodiesterase family protein has product MLKRLNLKIVILFLCSIPIALSAQTHIDETRRKLFDKNSKEVLVVAHRGDWRYAPENSLAAIENAIEMGVDVVEIDIQKTKDGQLILMHDKTLDRTTTGKGLISTWTLDSIKNLNLKNGIAIKTIHKVPTLEEVLLLSKGKIMLNLDKAYDVFDEVYALLEKTGTVDHIIMKGTASSQKVKEQFGKYLDKVIYMPIVNLDKPNAQITIEDFVTELNPVAFELLFVKDSNPLPKKLAKSLKGKSLIWYNTLWDTMAGGHDDDMSLKDPDKGYGYLINDLGARIIQTDRPQYLIDYLKKIRRK; this is encoded by the coding sequence ATGTTAAAAAGATTAAACCTTAAGATTGTAATACTTTTTCTGTGCTCCATTCCGATAGCACTTTCCGCACAAACCCATATTGATGAAACAAGGCGAAAGTTGTTTGATAAAAACAGTAAAGAAGTATTAGTTGTAGCGCATCGTGGAGACTGGCGTTATGCTCCTGAAAATTCTTTGGCTGCTATAGAGAACGCAATAGAAATGGGAGTGGATGTTGTAGAAATAGATATTCAGAAAACAAAAGATGGACAGTTAATTCTAATGCACGATAAAACTTTGGATAGAACAACAACTGGAAAGGGATTGATAAGTACCTGGACATTGGATTCTATAAAGAATTTGAATTTAAAAAATGGAATTGCCATAAAAACCATTCATAAAGTGCCCACATTGGAAGAAGTACTTTTATTATCTAAGGGTAAAATAATGCTGAATTTAGACAAAGCCTACGATGTTTTTGATGAAGTTTATGCATTGTTGGAAAAAACAGGTACGGTAGATCATATCATAATGAAAGGTACTGCGTCTTCACAAAAAGTAAAAGAGCAGTTTGGAAAATATTTAGACAAAGTGATTTATATGCCTATTGTGAATTTAGACAAGCCTAATGCACAAATAACTATAGAGGATTTTGTAACGGAACTGAATCCTGTAGCTTTTGAACTTTTATTTGTTAAGGACAGTAATCCTTTGCCGAAAAAGTTGGCAAAAAGCTTAAAAGGAAAAAGCCTGATATGGTACAACACTTTGTGGGATACAATGGCAGGGGGACATGATGACGATATGTCGCTGAAGGACCCTGATAAAGGCTATGGATATTTGATAAATGATTTAGGAGCAAGAATTATACAAACTGACAGGCCACAATATTTGATTGATTATCTGAAAAAAATACGACGGAAATAA
- a CDS encoding T9SS type A sorting domain-containing protein, whose translation MKRIYLTLILMLGTYMVTKSQNYTVTTVAGSTTFGFVDGNGLDARFRNPDGILVDMNGDIIITDRTNHSIRKMTTAGVVSTLAGTGVSGYANGKPGQFNTPWQSTVDAAGNIIVVEKDGARIRKIALDGTVSTIAGTGSAGYSDGAVSVARFDNALDAVVDSDGNIFIADRNNRRVRKITPGAGGNWTTATVSTVAGDGTTSGTVVWPISLAIDAADNLFVSDSRTIRMITKTGTISTIVGLQASTNFTDGESGKPLTARLGDVFGLNFDNDGNIIFADASFNRIRKITPGENGDWTTATVTTIAGTGSTGRIDGLGNVATFNQPYDVVTDENGNIYVADNVNHSIRKLVPSPLPVQLSSFTATANNSQVKIQWQTASESNNSHFRILRSSNAQDFTTLGVVIGNGNSTQEMDYHFTDYNPLKGINYYQLEQVDFDGKISLSNIATVNFNIQAKSKLNAYYSADKKLVLELDEKLFEKGFVKVFTITGKEMLSTSINQETVKISLPISLQKGIYVVALNSQGSNDSVKFIVE comes from the coding sequence ATGAAAAGAATTTATTTGACTTTAATACTTATGCTGGGTACCTATATGGTAACCAAGTCGCAAAATTATACGGTAACAACTGTTGCAGGATCTACCACATTTGGTTTTGTAGATGGCAATGGTTTGGATGCCAGATTTAGAAATCCGGATGGGATATTGGTAGATATGAACGGGGATATCATTATCACAGACAGAACCAATCACAGCATTCGCAAAATGACTACGGCAGGAGTTGTGAGCACTCTTGCAGGAACAGGTGTTTCTGGTTATGCTAATGGAAAGCCTGGGCAATTTAATACTCCTTGGCAAAGTACTGTGGATGCTGCAGGAAATATTATTGTTGTTGAGAAAGACGGTGCAAGAATAAGAAAGATAGCTTTAGACGGTACAGTAAGCACCATTGCAGGGACGGGGTCTGCAGGATACTCAGATGGTGCTGTTTCTGTAGCAAGATTTGATAATGCTTTGGATGCTGTAGTAGATAGCGATGGAAACATCTTTATTGCTGACAGAAACAACAGGAGAGTAAGAAAGATAACTCCAGGTGCTGGAGGAAACTGGACAACAGCAACGGTAAGTACCGTTGCTGGCGACGGAACTACTTCTGGAACTGTGGTTTGGCCAATATCTTTGGCAATAGATGCGGCAGACAATTTATTTGTTTCCGACTCGCGTACCATTAGAATGATTACAAAAACAGGAACAATTTCTACTATTGTAGGTCTTCAAGCCAGTACTAATTTTACAGACGGAGAATCTGGTAAGCCTTTAACCGCTCGTTTAGGTGATGTGTTTGGTTTGAATTTCGATAATGATGGCAATATTATTTTTGCAGATGCAAGCTTTAACCGTATCAGAAAAATAACTCCGGGTGAAAATGGTGATTGGACAACAGCTACAGTAACAACCATTGCAGGAACCGGTAGTACAGGAAGAATAGATGGTTTGGGAAATGTAGCAACTTTTAATCAGCCTTATGATGTAGTTACAGATGAAAATGGAAATATATATGTGGCGGACAATGTTAACCATAGCATTCGTAAACTTGTTCCTTCTCCATTACCTGTGCAGCTAAGCTCATTTACGGCAACAGCTAACAATAGTCAGGTCAAAATTCAATGGCAAACCGCATCAGAATCAAATAACTCTCATTTTAGAATTTTAAGGTCATCAAATGCTCAGGATTTTACAACATTGGGCGTGGTAATTGGAAATGGGAATTCAACCCAAGAGATGGATTATCATTTTACAGACTACAATCCATTAAAAGGCATCAATTACTATCAATTGGAGCAGGTTGATTTTGATGGAAAAATATCATTGTCCAATATTGCTACCGTGAATTTTAATATCCAGGCAAAAAGCAAATTGAACGCTTACTACAGTGCTGATAAAAAGCTTGTATTGGAGTTGGATGAAAAACTGTTTGAAAAAGGATTTGTGAAAGTATTTACAATAACAGGTAAAGAGATGTTGTCAACTTCAATCAATCAGGAAACAGTTAAAATATCATTACCCATTTCCTTGCAAAAAGGAATATATGTGGTTGCTTTAAATAGTCAGGGAAGTAATGATTCGGTGAAATTTATTGTAGAATAA
- a CDS encoding beta-N-acetylhexosaminidase: MKKISVLIWLLLTSLTQLTAQNNTSLGIIPAPVKVIIGDGSYPLSSKIGVKFVGFNNTNSLAKFVGQLSFIDLQQRPGLKLILDKSLAIKEEGYLLSVKKDEISIRSTTERGVFYGLQTLLQILNTNQTGIPFLEIEDYPRFAYRGMHLDVARHLFPVSFIKEYIDMLAYYKLNTFHWHLTEDQGWRIEIKKYPKLTSIGGFRDQTLIGYLRDNPKQYDNERYGGFYTQEEVKEVVAYAASKYITVVPEIEMPGHALAALSAYPELACGKNPTSFKAAYEWGVFDDVFCAGKEQTFKFLQDVLDEVLLLFPSEYIHIGGDECPKTKWKTCEFCQKRILKEKLKDEHELQSYFIHRIEKYLNKKGRQIIGWDEILEGGLAPNATVMSWRGTKGGIAAAKLSHKVIMTPGPYLYFDKQESKSSEEPLTIGGHVPLSKVYAYNPVPEELTKEEQKYIIGVQANLWTEYIKTPEKVRYMIYPRIFALSEIAWTPLANKDWKDFSENRVALHLGNLDQKGLIYRVPEPIGAKDTTLTGENFELKYKVPVKGAAIYYTINGKTPYDFDFKYTDAVKVHVPKGEERILKSVVFTSSGRRSLVITTVLKN; the protein is encoded by the coding sequence ATGAAGAAAATTAGTGTTTTGATTTGGCTATTGCTGACATCTTTAACTCAGTTAACAGCTCAAAATAATACTTCGTTAGGAATTATCCCAGCTCCTGTAAAAGTAATAATTGGAGATGGAAGTTATCCTTTATCTAGTAAGATTGGTGTTAAGTTTGTCGGGTTCAATAACACTAACAGTCTTGCAAAATTTGTCGGTCAGCTTTCCTTTATAGATCTACAGCAAAGGCCGGGTCTGAAATTGATACTGGATAAATCTTTAGCTATTAAAGAAGAGGGATATCTGCTAAGTGTTAAAAAGGATGAAATAAGTATACGCTCAACAACAGAACGTGGTGTTTTTTATGGATTGCAAACGCTTTTACAAATTCTAAATACAAACCAAACTGGAATTCCATTTCTTGAGATTGAAGATTATCCAAGGTTCGCTTATAGGGGGATGCATTTGGACGTTGCGAGACACCTGTTTCCGGTAAGTTTCATAAAGGAATACATAGATATGTTGGCTTATTACAAGCTAAATACCTTTCATTGGCATTTGACCGAAGACCAAGGCTGGAGAATAGAAATTAAAAAGTATCCTAAACTTACCTCTATTGGTGGTTTCAGAGATCAGACCTTAATTGGTTATCTGCGTGATAATCCTAAACAATATGATAACGAGAGGTATGGTGGATTTTATACACAGGAAGAGGTAAAGGAAGTTGTCGCTTATGCTGCATCTAAATATATTACCGTTGTACCTGAAATAGAAATGCCGGGACATGCTTTAGCAGCACTTTCTGCCTATCCTGAATTGGCTTGTGGTAAAAATCCGACTTCCTTTAAAGCAGCTTATGAATGGGGTGTTTTTGATGATGTTTTTTGTGCAGGAAAAGAACAAACCTTCAAGTTTTTACAAGATGTTTTGGATGAAGTGTTGCTTTTGTTTCCATCGGAATATATCCATATAGGAGGCGATGAATGTCCGAAAACCAAATGGAAAACTTGTGAATTCTGCCAAAAAAGAATCCTAAAAGAAAAGCTGAAAGATGAGCATGAATTACAGTCCTATTTTATTCACAGGATAGAGAAATATCTCAATAAAAAAGGCAGACAGATTATTGGGTGGGATGAGATTTTAGAAGGTGGATTAGCCCCTAATGCAACCGTGATGAGCTGGAGAGGAACCAAAGGAGGAATCGCTGCGGCAAAACTTTCGCATAAAGTGATTATGACTCCCGGTCCATATCTCTATTTTGATAAACAAGAAAGTAAATCAAGCGAAGAACCTCTAACCATTGGTGGTCACGTCCCATTGTCTAAAGTATATGCTTACAATCCCGTTCCGGAGGAATTGACAAAAGAAGAACAAAAATACATCATTGGCGTACAGGCTAATCTTTGGACAGAGTATATCAAAACTCCTGAAAAAGTAAGGTATATGATTTATCCACGAATTTTCGCCTTGTCGGAAATTGCCTGGACACCGCTGGCAAATAAAGATTGGAAAGATTTTTCTGAAAACAGAGTTGCGTTGCATCTGGGTAATTTAGATCAGAAAGGTTTAATATACCGTGTGCCCGAACCTATAGGAGCAAAAGATACCACGTTGACAGGTGAGAATTTTGAACTGAAATATAAAGTGCCAGTGAAGGGGGCAGCTATCTATTATACCATTAATGGTAAGACTCCTTATGACTTTGATTTTAAATATACAGATGCTGTTAAAGTACATGTGCCAAAAGGAGAAGAAAGAATATTGAAAAGTGTGGTCTTTACATCATCAGGAAGAAGAAGTCTAGTAATAACTACGGTTTTAAAAAATTAA
- a CDS encoding endonuclease/exonuclease/phosphatase family protein: MEGLKDKEKRALFVRLVDSLQADVLTLQECNHFTHETFLKFAQELSYPYAVLLKEKGYPPGIISKYPIENVQRITEGFLHGYISAEIAGYQFVNLHLNPFMYVKRNAEMEAVIRHLDQLPKNSKTIIMGDFNSLSPQDSSYYNPNKQKLDKLIAHEATRAHIQNVNNGGFDYSVISQLINKGYTDAWKYKNKSRFEKSAPSPVVKHDPDNDVRIDYIWVSTPLKSKIKSVFMIKNKHTDIISDHYPLVLVLKK, from the coding sequence TTGGAAGGATTAAAAGATAAAGAAAAACGAGCTTTGTTTGTAAGATTGGTAGATTCTTTACAAGCGGATGTACTTACATTACAAGAATGTAACCATTTTACTCACGAAACATTTCTGAAATTTGCTCAGGAACTTTCTTATCCTTATGCCGTATTGCTTAAGGAAAAAGGTTACCCCCCAGGAATTATTTCTAAATATCCTATAGAAAATGTACAACGTATAACCGAGGGCTTTTTACATGGATATATTTCTGCAGAAATAGCTGGTTATCAATTTGTAAATCTACACCTGAATCCTTTTATGTATGTCAAAAGAAATGCAGAGATGGAGGCAGTCATTCGACATTTAGATCAACTTCCAAAAAATAGTAAGACCATTATTATGGGAGATTTTAATAGTCTTTCTCCTCAAGACAGTAGCTATTATAATCCTAACAAACAAAAGTTGGATAAACTAATTGCTCATGAAGCCACAAGAGCACATATCCAGAATGTAAACAATGGAGGTTTTGATTACTCGGTCATCAGTCAGTTAATCAATAAAGGTTATACCGATGCCTGGAAATACAAAAACAAAAGCAGATTTGAAAAAAGTGCGCCAAGCCCAGTTGTAAAACATGATCCAGACAATGATGTACGTATAGATTATATATGGGTTAGTACTCCGTTAAAATCAAAAATCAAATCCGTCTTTATGATTAAAAATAAGCATACGGATATCATCTCGGATCACTATCCGCTAGTACTGGTTCTAAAAAAGTAA
- a CDS encoding IPT/TIG domain-containing protein encodes MMKMRFFHFALAGLLLTAGACDKKESGYVASVTDVLVTSVYPSSGLNKDIIIITGRNFSKVKTENMVSFNGVQAVVLEAAPNRLEVIVPDNATTGNVTIAVKGQQIYGPRFTVIKKESNYIVSTIAGSTTFGFIDGNGLDARFRNPDGILVDMNGDIIITDRTNHSIRKMTTAGVVSTLAGTGVSGYANGKPGQFNTPWQSTMDAAGNIIVIEKDGGRIRKIAPDGAVSLIAGTGSLGFTDGNVSVARFNHALDGVVDSEGNIFVADRNNYRIRKITPAGMVSTFMGDGTTSILTFPIALTIDKQDNLFVSDGNRIKMITKSGVMTTIVGSTKGYDDGTPGNPLTVKLGDIFGLNFDNEGNILLADASNNRIRKITPGVGNDWTKATVSTIAGNGTAGRGDGLGHAATFNQPYDVVMDAKGDIYVADNVNHSIRKIIYK; translated from the coding sequence ATGATGAAAATGAGATTTTTTCACTTTGCCTTAGCAGGATTATTGTTAACGGCAGGTGCTTGTGATAAAAAAGAATCGGGTTATGTAGCATCTGTAACAGATGTATTGGTAACCTCTGTTTATCCTTCTTCGGGCTTAAACAAAGATATTATTATAATTACTGGAAGAAACTTTTCTAAAGTGAAGACCGAGAATATGGTCTCTTTTAATGGTGTACAGGCTGTTGTTTTGGAAGCTGCACCAAACAGATTAGAAGTTATTGTCCCAGATAATGCAACTACAGGTAATGTGACCATTGCTGTAAAAGGGCAACAAATATACGGTCCTAGATTTACAGTAATAAAAAAGGAGTCCAATTATATTGTAAGCACTATAGCGGGATCTACCACATTTGGTTTTATAGATGGCAATGGTTTGGATGCCAGATTTAGAAATCCGGATGGGATATTGGTAGATATGAACGGGGATATCATTATCACAGACAGAACCAATCACAGCATTCGCAAAATGACTACGGCAGGAGTTGTGAGCACTCTTGCAGGAACAGGTGTTTCTGGTTATGCTAATGGAAAGCCTGGACAATTTAATACTCCTTGGCAAAGTACTATGGATGCTGCAGGAAATATTATTGTGATAGAAAAAGATGGTGGTAGAATCAGAAAAATTGCTCCTGATGGCGCAGTAAGCTTAATTGCAGGAACAGGTTCTTTAGGTTTTACTGATGGAAATGTATCTGTCGCCAGATTTAACCATGCTTTGGATGGTGTGGTAGATAGTGAGGGAAATATTTTTGTTGCAGATAGAAATAACTATAGAATCAGAAAAATTACTCCAGCTGGTATGGTAAGTACATTTATGGGAGATGGAACTACTTCTATTTTAACCTTTCCCATAGCATTGACAATAGATAAGCAAGATAATCTGTTTGTTTCGGACGGAAACCGTATTAAGATGATCACTAAATCTGGAGTGATGACAACCATTGTAGGAAGTACAAAAGGTTATGATGATGGAACTCCGGGAAATCCTTTGACTGTGAAATTGGGAGATATTTTCGGACTCAATTTCGATAATGAAGGCAATATTTTATTGGCAGATGCTTCTAACAATAGGATAAGAAAAATAACTCCGGGTGTAGGGAATGACTGGACAAAAGCAACGGTAAGTACCATTGCAGGAAACGGAACCGCTGGGAGAGGTGATGGTTTAGGCCATGCTGCAACTTTCAATCAACCTTATGATGTGGTCATGGATGCTAAGGGAGATATCTATGTGGCAGATAATGTAAACCACAGCATCCGTAAGATTATTTATAAGTAG
- a CDS encoding phosphodiester glycosidase family protein codes for MMDIKKTGNIMKKTMKRLLYLLVLNAVFLTACKDEEATKKVLDNNLSEISKLLLEKSGIVSEVYTDTTIVVANGIEETEIHFLKKDGLTTRVFILKVDLKVPGIKVKVATPYDSPGYTGQTVPDMAKYIENANTKVLGGVNGDFYDIANFLPRGPLHKNGVVIKGNFTPSVSLPQQALSFIGIKKDGKPIIGYANEYDAVKSDLKEATGGGALLTRNGEKVDNSRFAVALDPRIAIGYTEDDIMYFIVVDGRNFYNSNGATYSDLSGIFYALGTHSSINLDGGGSATMMIRNPEADILQVRNRPSDGRPRAVAHAWMIVSEN; via the coding sequence ATGATGGATATTAAGAAAACAGGTAATATTATGAAAAAGACGATGAAAAGATTGCTTTATCTATTGGTATTAAACGCTGTTTTTTTAACAGCCTGTAAAGATGAAGAAGCAACAAAAAAGGTTTTAGACAATAACCTATCCGAGATAAGTAAACTATTGTTGGAAAAATCTGGTATTGTAAGCGAAGTTTACACCGATACTACCATTGTTGTAGCCAATGGAATAGAAGAAACGGAAATTCATTTTCTCAAAAAAGATGGACTGACTACCCGTGTTTTTATCCTTAAAGTAGATTTAAAAGTGCCGGGTATAAAAGTGAAAGTAGCTACGCCTTATGATTCTCCCGGTTATACCGGACAAACTGTTCCCGATATGGCAAAATATATAGAAAATGCCAATACTAAAGTTTTGGGTGGTGTAAACGGTGACTTCTATGATATTGCCAATTTTTTACCAAGAGGTCCATTGCATAAAAATGGTGTGGTTATTAAAGGGAACTTTACACCATCTGTAAGTTTGCCACAACAAGCCTTAAGTTTTATTGGGATTAAGAAAGATGGCAAACCTATTATTGGATATGCCAATGAATATGATGCAGTAAAATCCGATTTGAAGGAAGCCACGGGAGGTGGGGCCTTGTTGACCAGAAACGGAGAGAAAGTAGACAACTCACGTTTTGCAGTAGCATTGGATCCAAGAATTGCCATAGGTTATACCGAAGACGATATTATGTATTTCATTGTTGTTGATGGTCGTAATTTCTACAATTCCAATGGAGCAACCTATTCAGATCTTTCAGGTATTTTCTATGCGTTGGGAACGCATTCTTCTATCAATTTAGATGGAGGTGGTTCGGCAACTATGATGATCCGAAATCCGGAAGCAGATATTTTACAGGTTAGAAATAGGCCATCAGATGGAAGACCAAGGGCGGTTGCACATGCATGGATGATTGTTTCAGAAAATTAA
- a CDS encoding RagB/SusD family nutrient uptake outer membrane protein produces the protein MRKYISLLYMMLALMICSSCEDSLNLYPHSQVATESLSEKDIEAFVNGVYNRVQNTPTNSSYVMFDIIGGNLVRGGASGLGGYLEMINDILQPENGNIAAQWNGYYAAIYQVNNLIASTANMQNESRREEILGIAHFFRGYTYYNLVTRWGGVPIINSTATQKLPRNTEAEVWSFIETELQLAIDKAPTFGGYYYVSKDAAKALLARAKLAQGKKREAALLAEEVITSGRFQLDEFEKIFRSQQNTEVIFSFLNQTIESSINLSVLFYTYAHPVSGSYNYKPTTEVMNLFESTDKRRAISVDTYSSLDVINKYPSGQTGSDPIIVTRLAEMYLISAEGQGMAGISRLNELRNKRGLSSISVTNDNQYLEAVLLERRRELLGEGFRWYDLVRLGRAQQDIGLRAAQTKLPIPARELLLNTLLEPNDGY, from the coding sequence ATGAGAAAATACATTTCATTACTATATATGATGCTTGCGCTGATGATCTGTTCATCATGTGAAGACAGTCTTAACTTATATCCGCACTCGCAGGTGGCAACCGAAAGCTTAAGTGAAAAAGATATAGAAGCTTTTGTGAACGGGGTTTACAATAGGGTACAAAATACGCCAACCAATTCTTCTTATGTGATGTTTGATATTATTGGCGGTAATTTAGTAAGAGGTGGTGCTTCTGGTTTAGGCGGTTATCTGGAAATGATAAATGATATTCTGCAACCAGAAAATGGGAATATTGCAGCGCAATGGAACGGTTACTATGCTGCCATTTATCAGGTTAATAATTTAATTGCTTCTACTGCCAATATGCAAAATGAAAGCAGAAGAGAAGAGATTTTAGGCATAGCACATTTCTTTAGGGGTTACACCTATTATAATTTGGTAACCAGATGGGGCGGAGTACCTATTATCAATAGCACAGCTACGCAAAAACTTCCAAGAAATACAGAAGCAGAAGTTTGGAGTTTCATAGAAACCGAACTGCAATTGGCTATAGATAAAGCACCAACTTTTGGTGGTTACTACTATGTTTCTAAAGATGCAGCAAAAGCTTTATTGGCCAGAGCAAAACTGGCTCAAGGTAAAAAGAGGGAAGCAGCCTTACTTGCTGAAGAAGTTATTACTTCCGGCAGATTCCAGCTGGATGAATTTGAGAAGATCTTCAGGTCTCAACAGAATACAGAAGTAATCTTTTCTTTCCTGAACCAAACGATAGAATCAAGCATTAACCTAAGTGTTTTATTTTATACTTATGCGCATCCCGTTAGCGGAAGCTACAACTATAAGCCTACAACAGAGGTAATGAATCTATTTGAGTCTACAGATAAACGCAGGGCAATCTCTGTAGATACCTATTCCAGTTTAGATGTCATCAATAAGTACCCAAGCGGACAAACAGGCTCAGATCCTATCATTGTTACCCGATTGGCAGAAATGTACCTGATAAGTGCAGAAGGACAAGGTATGGCAGGAATTAGCCGGTTAAACGAATTGCGAAACAAAAGAGGATTAAGCAGTATTAGTGTAACCAATGATAACCAATATCTGGAAGCAGTGCTTTTGGAACGCAGAAGAGAACTGTTAGGCGAAGGTTTCAGATGGTACGATTTGGTGAGATTAGGCAGAGCACAACAAGATATTGGTTTAAGAGCTGCACAAACGAAATTGCCAATTCCGGCAAGAGAGTTATTGCTGAATACACTTTTAGAACCTAATGATGGATATTAA